The genomic window GGTATAGAACCAATTTGTCAAGTAGCTTGCCGCGATCGCAACCGCATCGGCTTGCAAGCAGATTTAATGGGCGCTCATGCTCTTGGTGTCACCAATATCTTAGCTTTGACAGGAGATCCGGTAAAAGCTGGGGATCACGTAGAAGCTAAAAGTGTATTCGATCTTGAATCCGTGCGGCTGTTGCAATTAGTTGGCAAGCTCAATACTGGCTTTGATTACAACAATATTCCCCTTACTGATGGCGCAACAGATTTATTTGTCGGAGCGGCGGTAGATCCGCAATTGCCCAGTTGGTCGAGCTTACAGCGTCGGTTTGAGCGTAAATTAGAGGCGGGAGCGCAGTTTTTTCAAAGTCAGTTGATTACAGATTTTGAACGCTTAGAAAAATTTATGAGTCAAATTGCTGTAGGTTCTGATAAACCAATTTTGGCAGGGATCTTTTTACTTAAATCTGCTAAAAACGCCCAATTTATCAATCGTTGCGTCCCTGGGGTAAATATTCCCCAAGCTACTATTGACCGTTTGGCAAAGGCTTCTGACCCATTACTTGAAGGAATTGCGATCGCTGCCGAGCAAGTTAAGTTAGCGCAGCAAATTTGTCACGGTATCCACATGATGGCGGTAAAGCGCGAAGATTTGATCGCCCAAATATTAGATAAAGCTGAAATTGCTCCATTATCAAGTTAAATAAATTTTTATTAAGGTAAATATGAAAGTAGCAATTACTGGTGCAACCGGATTTGTAGGCAGCCGTTTAGTAGAGCGATTGCACTTACAAGGGCATCACCTGTTGGTATTGACTCGTAACGTCACAACGGCTCAAAAAACCTTCTCTAGCTCAAAGTTTCCCAACGTTGACATCGTTGCTTATACCCCCGATTCTAGTGGCTGGCAGCAATCCATATCGGGCTGTGACGGCGTAGTTAACCTAGCTGGCGAACCCATTGCGGAAGGACGATGGACAGCAGAGCGCAAGCAAGAAATTTTACAAAGTCGCAAACTGGGAACGCAAAAAATCGTCGAAGCAATTGCCCAAGCAAACCCCAAACCCCAAGTATTAGTAAATGCTTCCGCTATTGGCTATTACGGGACGAGCAAAAACGCCACGTTTGACGAAACTAGCGCGGCGGGGAGCGATTTTTTGGCTCAAGTTTGCCTTGACTGGGAAGCCGAAGCCCAAAAAGTTGTAGCGGCGGGAGTTCGGTTAGTAATTATCCGCTTGGGGATAGTTTTGGGTAAAGGTGGAGCTTTAGAAAAGATGATTACACCTTTTAAACTCTTTGCTGGTGGGCCAATTGGTACAGGTAAACAGTGGTTTTCGTGGATTCACCGCGACGACTTGGTAAACTTGATTATTCAAGCGCTGACACGCCCTGATATTA from Synechocystis sp. PCC 7509 includes these protein-coding regions:
- the thyD gene encoding thylakoid membrane protein ThyD; the protein is MKVAITGATGFVGSRLVERLHLQGHHLLVLTRNVTTAQKTFSSSKFPNVDIVAYTPDSSGWQQSISGCDGVVNLAGEPIAEGRWTAERKQEILQSRKLGTQKIVEAIAQANPKPQVLVNASAIGYYGTSKNATFDETSAAGSDFLAQVCLDWEAEAQKVVAAGVRLVIIRLGIVLGKGGALEKMITPFKLFAGGPIGTGKQWFSWIHRDDLVNLIIQALTRPDITGVLNGTAPNPVRMNELSQTMGQVMNRPSWLPVPGIAIEALLGDGAIVVLEGQQVVPKRTLEYNFDYQYPTLPEALKDILGNS
- a CDS encoding methylenetetrahydrofolate reductase; this translates as MSNIFRTAVKNKEFLITAEVAPPKGGDPSHMIQIAKTLKGRVHAVNITDGSRAVLRMCPVIASVLLLQQGIEPICQVACRDRNRIGLQADLMGAHALGVTNILALTGDPVKAGDHVEAKSVFDLESVRLLQLVGKLNTGFDYNNIPLTDGATDLFVGAAVDPQLPSWSSLQRRFERKLEAGAQFFQSQLITDFERLEKFMSQIAVGSDKPILAGIFLLKSAKNAQFINRCVPGVNIPQATIDRLAKASDPLLEGIAIAAEQVKLAQQICHGIHMMAVKREDLIAQILDKAEIAPLSS